Sequence from the Christiangramia fulva genome:
GATCATATTTACTTCGGGAACCACTCACGGCATTAATCTTGTTGCCAGCGGATTTGCTGCCGAATTACAAAAAGGAGATGAGATTCTTGTTTCGGCGATGGAGCATCATTCCAATATTGTTCCATGGCAGATGCTTGCCCAAAAGACCGGTGCTATCCTGAAGGTGATTCCGATGGATGAAAAAGGAGAACTCATTTTTTCAGAATTTGAAAAGCTGGTCAGCTCCAAAACCAAACTGATATTTGTAAACCACGTATCAAATGCTTTGGGAACAGTAAACCCGGTAAAAGAAATCATTTCGCTGGCTCATGAAAATGGCGCTGCGGTTTTGGTTGACGGAGCCCAGGCGGCACCTCACATTAAAGCTGATGTGCAGGATCTGGATGCCGATTTCTATGTAGCATCAGCTCATAAAATGTGCGGTCCTACGGGAGTTGGGATGCTGTACGGAAAAGAAAAATGGCTCAATAAACTTCCTCCTTATCAGGGTGGCGGGGAAATGATTGCCACCGTGACTTTTGAAAAGACCACTTATGCCGATCTTCCTCATAAATTTGAGGCTGGAACACCTAATATTTGCGGAGGCATCGCTTTTGGAGCTGCCATAGATTATATGGAAAAAATTGGTTTTGATACGATTGCTGCTTACGAACATGAACTGCTTGAATATGCTACCATAAAGTTGAAGGAGATCGACGGCATGAAGATCTATGGCGAGGCCGCAGAGAAAACAGCCGTAATTTCGTTTAATATTGAGGGACTTCATCCATACGATATCGGTACCTTACTCGACAAAATGGGAATTGCCGTAAGAACCGGCCATCATTGTGCGCAGCCGGTAATGGATTTCTTTAAAATTCCCGGTACCGTTCGGGCTTCTTTTGCTTTTTACAATACTTTCGAAGAGATAGACCGTTTTGTGGAAGGTGTAAAAAAGGCGAAAATGATGCTTCAGTAAGTCTAACTTATTTGCAAGCTTAAAAATACTTAATGGTAACGACATAAAATAGTATCTTAGGTATAAAAAATCAGGAAGTTATGTTGACCAAAGAAGTTCTAAAAAAACATATCGAAAGCTTTCCGGAGGAATTTTCAATTGATCAGCTTGTAGAGCGTTTGATTATTATTGAGAAAATTAATAATGCAAACAAACAATCTGAGGGCGGAGAGGTAATTTCAGAAACCGATTTAAATAAAGCAGTAGAACAATGGTTCAAATAAATTGGACCATCCAGGCAAAAAATGATCTTCAGAATATTGCCGAATATATTTCAAAAGATTCAAAAAAATACGCAAAACTTCAGGTTTTAAAAATTATCAGTCGCACCCAAACTTTAAAATCCCAGATATATTCAGGAAAAGTTGTAGAAGAAATAGATCAACAAAATATTAGGGAAGTAATTGAAGGTAACTATAGAATAATTTATAAAGTGGTTAATCCTGAAAGGTTGGATATTTTAACGGT
This genomic interval carries:
- a CDS encoding aminotransferase class V-fold PLP-dependent enzyme is translated as MDQQTQATKFEVEKIRRDFPILNRKVNGYPLVYFDNAATSQTPRQVIDTIVDYYSNYNANIHRGVHALSQEATDKYEQARQKVQKHFNAVKSYEIIFTSGTTHGINLVASGFAAELQKGDEILVSAMEHHSNIVPWQMLAQKTGAILKVIPMDEKGELIFSEFEKLVSSKTKLIFVNHVSNALGTVNPVKEIISLAHENGAAVLVDGAQAAPHIKADVQDLDADFYVASAHKMCGPTGVGMLYGKEKWLNKLPPYQGGGEMIATVTFEKTTYADLPHKFEAGTPNICGGIAFGAAIDYMEKIGFDTIAAYEHELLEYATIKLKEIDGMKIYGEAAEKTAVISFNIEGLHPYDIGTLLDKMGIAVRTGHHCAQPVMDFFKIPGTVRASFAFYNTFEEIDRFVEGVKKAKMMLQ
- a CDS encoding type II toxin-antitoxin system RelE/ParE family toxin encodes the protein MVQINWTIQAKNDLQNIAEYISKDSKKYAKLQVLKIISRTQTLKSQIYSGKVVEEIDQQNIREVIEGNYRIIYKVVNPERLDILTVHHSARDLLRRTI